One Chroococcidiopsis sp. TS-821 genomic window carries:
- a CDS encoding amidohydrolase, with translation MSFTIQNVLIPVDGGYETVDVQIEGDRITKIAPNLEIVGTVVDGKNKLLLPGFVNAHTHSSEMWQRGLIPPVPLELWIAELYDFAPLDPEQVYLSALGTAVETLLSGGTSVVDHLVLIPGKEIETVSAVVKAYQEVGIRAFIGPLIQDEALASGIPKGEAQREATPYFRSTQATLELMQEVVTQFHAPEAGVHILVAPTGIQLCSDALFAGCIELSDRYNLCRHAHLLETKAQKQLAQEKYGCSGVEHLKRIGYLSDRTSLAHCVWLSDADVAILAETQSTVVHNPLSNLRLGSGIAPVLKYRQAGVNVSFGCDGSASNDSQDLLEAIKIGSMLHNITDFDYRNWITPRQSVEMAAFGGAKGLNMAEELGSLTAGKKADLVLYDLTSLSLLPRTDPIGLLILGRPTQAVNSVWVNGKQIVANGEVITIDVNELRQNLFERSQWDFNRQSKTVGEIEAHYREVMGLGLAKDYS, from the coding sequence GTGAGTTTTACAATTCAGAATGTTTTGATTCCAGTTGATGGTGGTTATGAAACTGTAGATGTACAAATCGAGGGCGATCGCATTACAAAAATTGCTCCTAATTTGGAAATTGTTGGTACAGTTGTTGATGGTAAGAACAAGTTATTACTTCCTGGTTTTGTAAACGCTCACACGCACTCTTCGGAAATGTGGCAACGCGGGCTGATTCCGCCAGTACCACTTGAATTATGGATTGCGGAACTTTATGATTTTGCCCCTCTCGACCCTGAACAAGTGTATTTAAGTGCGCTGGGAACCGCTGTAGAAACCTTGCTGTCGGGTGGAACGAGTGTTGTCGATCACTTGGTATTAATTCCAGGAAAAGAAATAGAAACTGTCTCTGCTGTGGTTAAAGCTTATCAGGAAGTTGGCATTCGAGCATTTATTGGACCATTAATTCAAGATGAGGCTTTAGCAAGTGGAATTCCCAAGGGTGAAGCGCAGCGCGAAGCAACACCTTATTTTCGCTCGACGCAAGCAACGCTAGAACTGATGCAAGAAGTCGTCACGCAGTTTCACGCTCCAGAAGCTGGCGTGCATATTTTAGTTGCACCAACGGGAATTCAACTGTGTTCGGATGCGCTGTTTGCTGGATGTATTGAATTAAGCGATCGCTACAATCTTTGTCGTCACGCGCATTTGTTGGAGACGAAAGCCCAAAAGCAGCTAGCCCAAGAAAAGTACGGTTGTAGTGGAGTTGAACATCTGAAGCGCATTGGTTATTTAAGCGATCGCACCTCGCTAGCACATTGTGTCTGGTTGAGTGATGCAGATGTTGCAATCTTGGCAGAAACGCAATCTACCGTTGTTCACAATCCTTTGAGTAACTTGCGTTTGGGAAGTGGCATCGCCCCTGTTTTAAAATACCGCCAAGCCGGAGTCAATGTCAGTTTTGGTTGCGATGGTTCAGCTAGTAACGACTCGCAAGATCTTCTTGAAGCAATTAAAATCGGCTCAATGCTGCACAATATCACCGACTTCGACTACCGTAATTGGATTACTCCGCGTCAATCGGTAGAAATGGCTGCATTCGGTGGTGCTAAAGGCTTGAATATGGCTGAGGAGTTGGGTTCTTTAACCGCAGGAAAAAAAGCAGATCTCGTACTGTACGATCTCACTAGCTTATCACTGCTACCGCGTACCGATCCTATTGGTTTACTGATTCTTGGTCGTCCTACCCAAGCTGTCAATAGTGTTTGGGTAAATGGCAAGCAAATCGTTGCAAATGGCGAAGTTATAACAATCGATGTCAATGAATTGCGACAAAATTTATTTGAACGCAGTCAGTGGGATTTCAACCGTCAATCAAAAACTGTAGGTGAAATCGAAGCGCACTACCGCGAAGTTATGGGCTTAGGCTTAGCCAAAGACTATTCATAA
- a CDS encoding cysteine hydrolase family protein, protein MNRPLRTLGIPPNAWAVDEAIADITRPPLTPQIIALKTETKTLYLDLAKTAILVIDMQNDFCHPDGWLAHIGVDITPARQPIDPINKLLPELRDRDVPVIWLNWGNRSDLLNISAHVRHVYNPTGDGIGLGDPLPSNNARVLMAGSWAAAVVDELKQLPQDICVDKYRMSGFWDTPLDSILRNLGRTTLLFAGVNADQCVLVTLQDANFLGYDCVLIKDCTATTSPEYCWQATIYNVKQCFGFVTDSQAILHALATSN, encoded by the coding sequence ATGAATCGACCCTTACGAACCTTAGGAATTCCACCAAATGCGTGGGCGGTAGATGAAGCGATCGCCGATATTACCCGTCCGCCATTAACCCCTCAAATTATCGCACTGAAAACCGAGACTAAAACCTTATACCTCGACTTAGCCAAAACCGCCATCTTAGTCATTGACATGCAAAATGACTTTTGTCATCCTGACGGTTGGCTAGCACACATTGGTGTTGATATTACCCCCGCCCGCCAGCCCATCGATCCGATTAACAAACTGTTACCAGAATTACGCGATCGCGATGTTCCTGTGATTTGGCTCAACTGGGGAAATCGTTCTGACTTACTCAATATCAGCGCCCACGTGCGTCACGTCTACAATCCTACAGGCGATGGTATCGGACTTGGCGATCCATTGCCGAGTAATAACGCTAGAGTATTAATGGCAGGAAGTTGGGCAGCGGCTGTTGTAGACGAACTCAAACAGTTACCACAAGATATCTGTGTTGATAAGTATCGCATGAGTGGCTTTTGGGACACACCGTTGGATAGCATCCTGCGTAATTTGGGTAGAACTACATTGTTATTTGCAGGAGTCAACGCCGATCAATGTGTTTTAGTCACCTTGCAAGATGCCAATTTTTTAGGGTATGACTGTGTATTAATAAAAGACTGCACCGCGACAACTTCCCCAGAATACTGCTGGCAAGCAACAATTTATAACGTAAAGCAGTGTTTTGGCTTTGTGACCGATTCTCAAGCTATTCTTCATGCGCTAGCAACTAGCAATTAG
- a CDS encoding cupin domain-containing protein, which yields MDTTRCMIPVAKSPQDYQAFKISPGDTNKLAIVFDTATANISLTICVEIFEIGGKTPPNRHQMAVEMFFILAGEGRATCDGKTVAIRAGDSVLVPPTGTHMIENTGSTRLYALCIMVPNEDFAELIRSGTPVELDAEDLAVLRRLPAPVLC from the coding sequence ATGGACACAACTCGCTGCATGATCCCCGTTGCCAAATCGCCGCAAGACTATCAAGCTTTTAAAATTAGTCCTGGCGATACGAATAAACTAGCAATTGTCTTCGACACTGCAACTGCAAATATTTCCTTAACCATTTGCGTAGAAATTTTTGAAATTGGTGGCAAAACCCCACCAAACCGCCATCAAATGGCAGTCGAAATGTTTTTTATTTTAGCCGGTGAAGGACGCGCCACTTGTGATGGCAAAACGGTAGCAATTCGAGCAGGAGATAGCGTGTTAGTACCTCCCACAGGAACGCACATGATTGAAAACACAGGCTCGACGCGGTTGTACGCATTGTGTATTATGGTGCCGAATGAAGACTTTGCGGAGTTAATTCGCAGTGGTACACCTGTAGAACTCGATGCGGAGGATTTAGCTGTTTTGCGTCGCTTACCTGCACCAGTATTATGTTGA
- a CDS encoding CocE/NonD family hydrolase: MLTVRPKESASMLTRDGVRLDADIYRPDAEGEFPVLLMRQPYGRAIASTVVYAHPIWYAAHGYIVAIQDVRGRGTSQGEFKLFVNEINDGEDAVNWAANLPGSNGKVGMYGFSYQGMTQLYAAAAKPPALKTICPAMVAYDLYTDWVYEGGAFCLQTNLGWAIQLAAETARLQGDAAAHHTLYAAAQNIPLYDPVPSLNECLRKLAPNAFYHEWLEHSQPDSYWEEISPKKYLQNVDLPMLHIGGWFDTYLRGTIHLYKDFAARSAYRQQLLVGPWAHLPWSRKVGDVDFGIEALNPVDRLQIKWFDEFLKGIDRGLSQEPAVCLFEMGSNQWRKFDSWDKYTHKPYYLSSTGLASVREDEGKLVTIHPDPCPPDVLVHDPWRPVPALGGHAALPAGSFERSHIDRRSDVLTYTTDPLETDLYFAGDVAVKIWCSADTPYHDLCAVLSEVRSNGKVYNLTQGYLHVNEMRSPLRVVLQPTCVKIAKGHALRLSLSAACFPAYPINPGTGSPMGSTRLMDSQIVTLMVHCGGDRPSQVLLPVVTPS, translated from the coding sequence ATGTTGACGGTGCGTCCGAAAGAAAGCGCATCAATGCTGACTCGCGATGGAGTACGGTTAGATGCGGATATTTACCGCCCTGACGCGGAGGGAGAATTTCCAGTATTGTTGATGCGCCAGCCGTATGGCAGAGCGATCGCATCTACGGTAGTTTACGCGCACCCAATTTGGTATGCTGCTCACGGCTATATTGTCGCGATTCAAGACGTACGCGGACGCGGAACCTCACAAGGCGAATTCAAGTTATTCGTCAACGAAATCAACGACGGTGAGGACGCAGTAAACTGGGCAGCAAATTTACCTGGTAGTAATGGCAAGGTAGGAATGTATGGCTTTTCCTATCAAGGAATGACGCAGCTATATGCAGCCGCAGCAAAACCACCAGCATTAAAAACGATTTGTCCAGCGATGGTTGCGTACGATTTGTATACCGACTGGGTATATGAGGGTGGCGCGTTTTGTTTGCAAACGAATTTAGGTTGGGCGATTCAATTAGCAGCGGAAACCGCAAGATTGCAAGGTGATGCAGCGGCGCATCATACACTTTATGCCGCAGCACAGAATATACCACTATACGACCCTGTTCCTAGCCTAAACGAATGCTTGCGCAAACTCGCACCGAATGCTTTTTATCACGAATGGCTCGAACATTCGCAGCCTGATAGTTATTGGGAAGAAATTTCGCCCAAGAAATACTTGCAAAACGTCGATCTACCCATGCTTCACATCGGCGGTTGGTTTGACACTTATCTGCGCGGGACAATTCATCTGTATAAAGATTTTGCAGCACGTAGTGCGTATCGTCAACAGTTACTCGTCGGACCTTGGGCGCATTTACCTTGGAGTCGCAAAGTAGGTGATGTCGATTTTGGCATTGAAGCTTTAAACCCTGTCGATCGCTTGCAAATCAAATGGTTTGATGAGTTCCTTAAAGGAATCGATCGCGGATTATCGCAAGAACCAGCAGTCTGCTTATTTGAAATGGGTAGCAATCAATGGCGCAAATTTGATAGCTGGGACAAGTACACCCATAAACCTTATTATTTGTCAAGTACAGGACTAGCAAGTGTCCGCGAAGATGAAGGTAAATTAGTAACAATTCATCCTGACCCCTGTCCACCTGATGTTTTAGTGCATGACCCGTGGCGACCGGTTCCAGCACTTGGAGGTCACGCCGCATTACCCGCAGGTTCGTTTGAGCGATCGCACATTGACCGCCGTTCGGATGTTTTAACTTATACAACAGATCCCTTGGAAACTGACCTTTATTTTGCAGGAGATGTTGCAGTAAAAATCTGGTGCAGTGCAGATACTCCCTATCATGACTTGTGTGCGGTGCTTTCTGAAGTTCGCAGCAATGGTAAAGTATATAACCTAACGCAAGGTTATTTACACGTAAATGAAATGCGATCGCCTTTACGAGTCGTGTTGCAACCAACTTGTGTCAAAATTGCTAAAGGTCATGCCCTACGTCTCAGTTTAAGCGCCGCGTGTTTTCCAGCGTATCCGATTAATCCTGGTACAGGCTCGCCGATGGGAAGTACGCGACTGATGGATTCGCAAATTGTAACTTTGATGGTTCATTGTGGAGGCGATCGCCCTTCACAAGTTTTGTTACCCGTCGTTACACCTTCTTAA
- a CDS encoding DUF952 domain-containing protein has translation MNLILHITQRAQWETAQKVGIYRSNTLESEGFIHCSTPQQVINVANTFFRNQQGLVLLCIDSDKVQAEIRYEGTQQDELFPHIYGALNLDAVFQVLNFQPNQDGSFAFPLEIISFMS, from the coding sequence ATGAACCTTATTTTACATATCACGCAACGCGCTCAATGGGAAACCGCACAAAAAGTTGGAATTTATCGCAGCAACACCCTAGAATCAGAAGGATTTATTCACTGTTCTACTCCACAGCAAGTTATCAATGTAGCCAATACATTTTTTAGAAATCAACAAGGATTAGTTTTGCTTTGTATTGATTCTGATAAAGTTCAAGCAGAAATCCGTTACGAAGGAACACAACAAGATGAACTCTTTCCGCATATTTATGGTGCGTTAAATCTTGATGCTGTATTTCAAGTACTTAATTTTCAACCTAATCAAGACGGAAGTTTCGCCTTTCCTCTAGAGATTATTAGCTTTATGTCTTAA